One Urocitellus parryii isolate mUroPar1 chromosome 9, mUroPar1.hap1, whole genome shotgun sequence DNA segment encodes these proteins:
- the Bmi1 gene encoding polycomb complex protein BMI-1, translating into MHRTTRIKITELNPHLMCVLCGGYFIDATTIIECLHSFCKTCIVRYLETSKYCPICDVQVHKTRPLLNIRSDKTLQDIVYKLVPGLFKNEMKRRRDFYAAHPSADAANGSNEDRGEVADEDKRIITDDEIISLSIEFFDQNRLDRKVNKDKEKSKEEVNDKRYLRCPAAMTVMHLRKFLRSKMDIPNTFQIDVMYEEEPLKDYYTLMDIAYIYTWRRNGPLPLKYRVRPTCKRMKISHQRDGLTNAGELESDSGSDKANSPAGGIPSTSSCLPSPSTPVQSPHPQFPHISSTMNGTSNSPSGNHQSSFANRPRKSSVNGSSATSSG; encoded by the exons ATGCATCGAACAACCAGAATCAAgatcactgagctaaatccccaccTAATGTGTGTGCTTTGTGGAGGGTACTTCATTGATGCCACAACCATAATAGAATGTCTACATTCCT TCTGTAAAACGTGTATTGTACGTTACCTGGAGACCAGCAAGTATTGTCCTATCTGTGATGTCCAAGTTCACAAAACCAGACCACTGCTGAATATAAG GTCCGATAAAACACTTCAAGACATTGTATACAAATTAGTTCCAGGGCTTTTCAAAA atgaaatgaagagaagaagggaTTTTTATGCAGCTCATCCTTCAGCTGATG CTGCCAATGGCTCTAATGAAGATAGAGGAGAAGTTGCAGATGAAGATAAGAGAATTATAACTGATGATGAGATTATAAGCTTATCTATTGAATTCTTTGACCAGAATAG attGGATCGCAAAGTaaacaaagacaaagagaagTCTAAGGAGGAG GTGAATGATAAAAGATATTTACGATGCCCAGCAGCAATGACTGTGATGCACTTAAGAAAGTTTCTCAGAAGTAAAATGGACATACCTAATACTTTCCAG ATTGATGTTATGTATGAAGAGGAACCTTTGAAAGATTACTATACACTAATGGATATTGCCTACATTTATACCTGGAGAAGG AATGGTCCACTTCCTTTGAAATATAGAGTTCGACCTACTTGTAAAAGAATGAAGATCAGTCACCAGAGGGATGGACTGACAAATGCTGGAGAACTGGAAAGTGACTCTGGGAGTGACAAGGCCAACAGCCCAGCAGGAGGTATTCCCTCCACCTCTTCTTGTTTGCCTAGCCCCAGTACTCCAGTGCAGTCTCCTCATCCACAGTTTCCTCACATTTCCAGTACTATGAATGGAACCAGCAACAGCCCCAGCGGTAACCACCAATCTTCCTTTGCCAATAGACCTCGAAAATCATCTGTAAATGGGTCGTCAGCAACTTCATCTGGTTGA